ACAAAATCATTGACTACAAACACGTCAATGAGGGAACCTACCTTCTTGAAGACACATTTTCCACTGATAAGTGTGTCCCTCTGTAGAGTTTATGAAGTTTCAgaataaagtcataccatttgAAGTCCTGAAGAATTACAACCTGCAAAAACCAAGATAACATACTCAAAACATATTAGCAATATGCCTCATGAACTTATAGCAGAAGTCTTTTCACCTCAAAGTTTCCGCTGCAAGGGTCAGCATTTGGAGTGATTTTCATGCCTCCACCAAAGTACTTTGCATTTCCAACGCAAAGAGCTGTTACTTGAGAACATGTTTCCCATTCACCTCCATCAACCTATATACAGAACATCCTATGAAGTTATATACAAGACAGGAAAGCAAGCATGTGAGGAGCACAAAACTGCATAACAGttaaaagagtttgaaaagcACATCAGACAGAGACCTTGATTCTAAGGTCATGATTGTTATGCCCCATAAAGGCTTGTAGAGCACCAATGACATAACATAGGTTTCCAAATCTCTTGTATCTTGATGCATAATAACCAGCCTTTGCACTCCTGCAAAATTCCATTAATAGCAATAGGACTTTGATGATCAGCATGCACTTTAATTTTAGACAATTCCACATTTACAAATTACTCTTACAGATGAATATCGGCAACATTTATGAAGTAATGAGCTTCTTCACTTTCTCCAGTGATTATGCCAACATCAATTCGTGATCTCAGCCCTGAGAACAGCTCCATCAGGGATTTAATAAACAACAATGAAAATGAAGACAAGCTGACAACTAGTTTTGCGATTCAGATTGAATCGattttttacataaaaagcaataataatataagataaGTACCTTTCACAATGCGATCAACGGCTTCATAAGGATCATTTTTCCTAATCAAAGCAAGTGAGAATAAACATAACTGTCATGATTAACAGTAAAtgtatatcataaaaatactCGTACCATATTAGTCCAGAATTGAGTAGAACCAACTAACCAGCCCCATGTTCTGGCAAAATCTGACCCGGTTCCTAAGGGGATGAGCTGTAGAGAAGTACAACAGGATCATATCTACCCTTAAGAAATTCATTGCATGCAATTACATATCGCATAAACATGTTATTACCCAACTTTGCAGCAAGTAGCCGATCATAGTCACTTACCCCTAGAGCAGTTGAATGGGCAACCTCTTTATTGTGATTAACAACAGGCTTTCCAGCCCAAAAGAATCCATTGACAACCTGCTTGGGGCCAAGTCAAAGTAAATAGACAATGATTCACATACATATAGAGTGATTGCTGGATCTAgttttctctatttatttattttttcccaGATGGAACAATAGACAAAATAAAGATAAGCATCTAGCAACTAATATTTGGTAAAGGAGATTTTGGTTCTCtctacttattttatttaatttgagaaaatatgaCTTTAAGCCCAATATATGTGATAGTTTTATTATAAGAGAAAGTAAGTTGGACCTCGTGAAGAGTGCCATCACCTCCCACTGCAATCACAGCATCAGCACCCTCCCTTATTGCCTGTGCATCATCATATTGATCATAAGCCCAATTTAACAATCAATCTCGTTGTGGACAGCCTCAACCAAAGTTCAGGATCAAGAAATATTATACTCTGTACCTCTCTTGTTATGTCAATTGCATGATAAGGACCTGAAGTCAAGGATTCACATATCTGGCCACAATAGAGTAAAACATCATCATTTGAGACAAGATGAAGCTATAtgtaatagttttttttaatttcgtTTAGCTGAAATAAATTCCACAAAATCTTATGGAATTCATTTGGCAGCttcaaaatttatgtgttCGGTAGAAATAAAAGTTCAAGAATTCTACTcaatgaaatttataaaattgattataactaaactaaattctagcAAGGTATATAGAATTTTCAAGCGAatttcatattgataaatccatatatttcataataccAAAATACTGCTTTCAACTTTAccgtttttttttattttctctctcattTTCCTCTCATGTCATCCCTCTATGaactattattcttattagaATTTGTTCCAAAGACAATATGCATTTCATTTGAAGTGAagtttgtaattattatttaacacaATGAAATGAATATTACTTATATTGTGTTTTGTTGAATTCCATAAAACAGAAttcatttgcaaattcaaagtttatgtattttgaataaaatgaaagctaatttattattttacatattcaAATTTGTGCGGAATTtattataactaaactaaattctaataaaatagataaaatttccAAATGAATTCCAAGTTAGTTTATCAATGTATTCCATAGCACTAAATAATCTCcttcaattttatcatttccattttactttctctctcatgtatttttttcaaatgaaatgaGTTCTTTAAtggatttcaaccaaatattGCATTAATGAATTTCAACCGAACAATGGAAGAATTCTAACAAGACACAAGGATATGAAGATAGCTTATGAATTCCAGTTGATGTATCCAGTATGGTTTCTAGGATATACCATCCCCATTTTTTATAGTCCAACAAATGCATACTTTAGGAACAAGATTCTCAActcttgttttttattttcttactcaaaatataccccAGCACAAAAATATGTCTCTTGTTTTTAAAAGGCGTGAAATTAATCATAACTGAATCGTGAATCCAACGGCTTAATTAAGCAGCGAGGTACAGAGTTAGTCTGAGACAGAGACACAAGCATTACCGAAGAGAAATCTCACATTGCAATCTTTATCGAGGCGAGACCTAAGATACGGAAGTAGTTTCTTCCATTCCTTGCCAGTTCTACCATTGGCTCCTGATCCAATTACATAATCAACTAGCGGTTTCATGACAATCAAGTCCTAatatctttcattttttcataataaagaACAATACCTCTGGGATTGACGACGAAGACAAGATCGCGAGGGGAAGGAGATGAGGAAGAGCCGTGGAAGACGGAAGAGCGTTGGTGGGAGAGATCAGAAGCCATAGAATACTGAGCAGTGGTAAACAGGCGGAGGTTTGAGGATGATGATGTAGATAGCATTCCTGTACCTCCTCCCAATGTTATCTGATAGTAACATGCCATTTTttgcttcttccttttttatcTTACGCTATGTAACTGTtggttaattattattgaatgCGTGACGCGCCGAAGAGAGATAGGATAAAGGGATTAGTCTTAAAAGTCTACTTACTACTGTACTAGTTTGTTTGCTGTTAAATCATAAATCCCTTCATTTTCTGTTAGAGACATGACGCATGCcgtccctttttctttttaaacttttttctctcttttaacAACGATGACGAATTGACGACGGTGGAACAGAGGACCTTACCCCGCCTCCACAGCACACCTCAAAccaaaaggatatatttataaattcttttctatatataagacttcaaaaaattgaaatatttttaatattacagttgaagaaactaaaatttaaacgATTTTCATAAAGCATAATTTAAGTGGAAATGTTAGAGAATGAAGTGAAACATATTAAAACAAATTGTAATTGTAccactaaaatttaaatttgctGTTAAACTCAAGACCagaatgagtttttctttttctttttctctattgcAATTACAATTATAGATCGAAACATAAATGTAGCCATAGTTCATAAAAGCCCACATTCAAACCACACTGCATATATGCTCTCCAAATCATTTTTGaagtgaaagagaaaaagattcTTCCGAAATTAATAATGCCTGCAAGTTAAAGCTGAAGAGAACGACAGCATGCTCCAGCTATAGCAGTTTCTCTTCATCTTTCCTTCACGTTTATAATAAACACATCCACAAACAAGGCAAaacatttgaagaaaaatatcagaatAATGTATTGTTGCATTGGATTAGAGGGCAGATAAGTACACAAAAACAGTACATGGGCTGATTGAAGTAGCCAAATACAAGTGAAGATTTTCCCTCATCGCCGCCCCCTTGATTTTGAATCAAAATGATGCTTCTTCAACTTTTTCTTGCGCTGCAAAACAGTGGTACCGCTGCTTTCTCTAAATGGCATCCCCATGAGGGCCAACAGCTTCTGCCCTTCTTGGTCATTTTTAGCAGTGGTTGTGATGCAGACGTCCATTCCCTTTGCCTTACCAAGGGCATCAAACCTGATTTCTGGGAACACACTCTGATCACGAATCCCAATGCTGTAATTTCCATGCCCATCGAAGCTATTTTGACTTACACCCTGGAAATCCCTTGTCCTCGGAAGCCCCAGATTGATAAGCCGATCTAAGAACGAGTACATCACCTGTGCAGTACAGTCAATGAGCATACAACATAAGTTATGATTTATTAGACTCCACAGAAAATTTAGAACTCAAATATGCTGCATGTGATGTATGAAAGGAACTGCTACGTCCAGGAGATATACAATTTATAAGTCAATTCATATATCGAAAGCAAGAACTTCAAATTGACTGCTGTTGTTATTAGTTATAACTAATATCACCTTTACCACCAAATTCCCAATTG
The Ricinus communis isolate WT05 ecotype wild-type chromosome 1, ASM1957865v1, whole genome shotgun sequence DNA segment above includes these coding regions:
- the LOC8286678 gene encoding sphingoid long-chain bases kinase 2, mitochondrial: MACYYQITLGGGTGMLSTSSSSNLRLFTTAQYSMASDLSHQRSSVFHGSSSSPSPRDLVFVVNPRGANGRTGKEWKKLLPYLRSRLDKDCNICESLTSGPYHAIDITREAIREGADAVIAVGGDGTLHEVVNGFFWAGKPVVNHNKEVAHSTALGLIPLGTGSDFARTWGWKNDPYEAVDRIVKGLRSRIDVGIITGESEEAHYFINVADIHLSAKAGYYASRYKRFGNLCYVIGALQAFMGHNNHDLRIKVDGGEWETCSQVTALCVGNAKYFGGGMKITPNADPCSGNFEVVILQDFKWYDFILKLHKLYRGTHLSVENVSSRSVHSIKVEDISGSGSIYIQSDGEHLGFLPRKLTILPSAIEMIC